Proteins encoded together in one Camelina sativa cultivar DH55 chromosome 9, Cs, whole genome shotgun sequence window:
- the LOC104712903 gene encoding TMV resistance protein N-like: MSPKYDVFLSFRGIDTRANFVSFLYKELERRGIRTFKDDKELQDGQRISPELQRAIEESRFAIVVVSLHYAASSWCLDELLKIMENGSITVMPIFYGVDPFHVRRQTGDVAEQFKKHEAREKDHEKVLSWRQALVKLANISGQCSSKWNNDSKLVDATVDGISEKLMNFTRLSNGGKIVGIERHMKKLNRLVDLNSTKPVRVIGIWTSGGRNGRSTLAKHVYQTWCKQFETNCYLGNVKRIFKGRHLAHLHDEFLEKIEGAYLTSRGSLKRQKVLLVADDVYKVEQLDALAEDFTDFGPGSVVVITTQDKQLLISYGIKDVYEIEDLRCEKLCDLRTFAFKKRRDIFAAFESALNEAKDFVTECFGCPSSSTSGVYEKLLKEFN, translated from the exons atgtctcCCAAGTACGATGTCTTCTTAAGTTTTAGAGGGATCGACACTCGCGCCAACTTCGTAAGCTTTCTCTACAAGGAACTGGAACGAAGAGGCATTCGAACTTTCAAAGACGACAAGGAGCTCCAAGATGGGCAAAGGATTTCTCCGGAGCTCCAACGCGCCATCGAGGAGTCGAGATTCGCCATCGTTGTGGTCTCCCTCCACTACGCTGCGTCTTCTTGGTGTCTCGACGAGCTCCTCAAGATTATGGAAAACGGTTCCATCACCGTGATGCCCATCTTCTACGGCGTGGATCCGTTTCATGTCAGGAGGCAGACCGGAGACGTCGCTGAACAGTTCAAGAAGCACGAGGCTAGAGAAAAAGATCACGAGAAAGTGCTTTCATGGAGGCAAGCATTGGTGAAATTGGCTAATATCTCCGGCCAGTGTTCATCGAAATG GAACAATGACTCGAAGCTGGTGGACGCAACTGTTGACGGGATATCAGAAAAGCTGATGAATTTTACAAGACTAAGCAATGGGGGGAAGATAGTGGGGATTGAGAGACACATGAAGAAACTTAACCGGTTAGTGGATTTGAATTCTACGAAACCTGTGAGAGTAATTGGGATTTGGACAAGTGGAGGAAGAAACGGTAGATCGACTCTAGCTAAACATGTTTATCAGACATGGTGTAAACAGTTTGAAACCAACTGTTACTTGGGAAACGTGAAAAGGATTTTCAAGGGTCGCCACTTAGCTCATCTACACGACGAGTTTCTGGAAAAGATTGAAGGAGCATACTTGACGAGCAGAGGAAGTCTCAAGAGACAAAAGGTTCTGCTAGTGGCAGACGACGTCTATAAAGTTGAACAGTTAGATGCTTTGGCAGAGGATTTCACCGATTTTGGTCCGGGGAGTGTTGTTGTCATCACTACACAAGACAAGCAGCTGTTGATTTCTTATGGTATAAAGGATGTCTACGAAATAGAGGATTTGAGATGCGAGAAACTTTGTGACCTCAGAACATTCGCCTTTAAAAAGAGGAGAGACATCTTTGCTGCATTCGAGTCGGCTTTGAATGAAGCAAAGGATTTTGTCACGGAATGTTTTGGTTGTCCAAGTAGTAGTACATCTGGTGTTTATGAGAAATTGTTGAAAGAATTTAACTAG
- the LOC104712902 gene encoding TMV resistance protein N-like: MSSATPPKYDVFLSFRGIDTRANFVSFLYKELERRGIRTFKDDQELQDGQRISPELQRAIEESRFAIVVVSVHYAASPWCLDELVKIMDFVNNGSITVMPIFYGVDPCHVRRQIGDVVEQFKKHEAREKDHEKVLSWRKALEKLANISGQCSSKWNDDSKLVDATVDKISEKLMIFTRLNNGGKIVGIERHMKKLNRLVDLNSTKPVGVIGIWASGGNARSTLAKHVYQTWCKHFATHCYLGNVKRVFKDRNLALLHDEFLENIEGAYLTSKRSFNRQKVLLVADDVDKVEQLDALAEDFTGFGPGSLVVITTQDRQLLISYGIKVVYEVEDLRCEKLCDLLRRTFAFKKRDIVAAIESASRAKDFVTDCFGCLSSRCAGYEKL; the protein is encoded by the exons ATGTCTAGTGCTACTCCTCCTAAGTACGATGTGTTTCTAAGTTTTAGAGGGATCGACACTCGCGCCAACTTCGTAAGCTTTCTCTACAAGGAACTGGAACGAAGGGGCATTCGAACTTTCAAAGACGACCAGGAGCTCCAGGATGGCCAGAGGATTTCTCCAGAGCTCCAACGCGCCATCGAGGAGTCGAGATTCGCCATCGTTGTGGTCTCCGTCCACTACGCTGCGTCTCCTTGGTGTCTCGACGAGCTCGTCAAGATTATGGATTTCGTGAATAACGGTTCCATCACCGTGATGCCCATCTTCTACGGCGTGGATCCGTGCCATGTCAGGAGGCAGATCGGAGACGTCGTTGAACAGTTCAAGAAACACGAGGCTAGAGAAAAAGATCACGAAAAAGTGCTTTCATGGAGGAAAGCATTGGAGAAGTTGGCTAATATCTCCGGCCAGTGTTCATCGAAATG GAACGATGACTCGAAGCTGGTGGACGCAACTGTTGACAAGATATCAGAAAAGCTGATGATTTTTACAAGATTAAACAATGGGGGGAAGATAGTGGGGATTGAGAGACACATGAAGAAACTTAACCGGTTAGTGGATTTGAATTCTACGAAACCTGTGGGAGTAATTGGGATTTGGGCAAGTGGAGGAAACGCTAGATCGACTCTAGCTAAACATGTTTATCAGACATGGTGTAAACACTTTGCAACGCACTGTTACTTGGGAAACGTGAAAAGGGTTTTCAAGGATCGCAACTTAGCGCTTTTACACGACGAGTTTCTGGAAAATATTGAAGGAGCGTACTTGACGAGCAAACGAAGTTTCAACAGACAGAAGGTTCTGCTAGTGGCAGACGACGTCGATAAGGTTGAACAGTTAGATGCTCTAGCAGAGGATTTCACCGGTTTTGGTCCGGGGAGTCTTGTTGTCATCACTACACAAGACAGGCAGCTGTTAATTTCTTATGGCATAAAGGTTGTCTACGAAGTAGAGGATTTGAGATGCGAGAAACTTTGTGACCTCTTGCGAAGAACATTCGCCTTTAAAAAGAGAGACATCGTTGCTGCAATTGAGTCGGCTTCGCGAGCAAAGGATTTTGTCACGGACTGTTTTGGTTGTCTAAGTAGTAGATGTGCTGGTTATGAGAAACTGTGA
- the LOC104712905 gene encoding TMV resistance protein N-like: protein MCPWPWRHLTISFFTSAAIKITQLPYFSLYSHREFNHQMSDTSTFHNFDVFLSFRGLDTRRNLISFLYNELIRRNIRTFKDDKVLERGRRISPELVRAIQESRFAVVVVSVNYAASPWCLEELVKIMEFEKKGSITVMPIFYGVDPCHVRRQIGLVDEQFKKHEDREDHDKVLSWRQALTNLANISGDCSLKWEDDSKMVDEITDKISKRLVIDTTRSNGSDLEGIDAHMEALHRLLDLKSNKTVRVIGIWARGGNGRSALAKFVYQNICQHFESHCFLESVKRISQDRHEEFMIRIQGECLSKLRLKNQKVLLVADNVNKLEHLDALAEDFNCFGPGSIVIITTQDKQLLISSGIKLVYEVELLRFQKVRRLFRQLAFKERDVSG, encoded by the exons ATGTGTCCATGGCCATGGCGACACCTCACCATCTCCTTCTTCACCTCCGCTGCTATAAAAATCACCCAGTTgccttatttttctttatactCTCATAGAGAATTCAATCATCAAATGTCTGATACTTCTACCTTCCACAACTTCGATGTTTTTCTTAGCTTCAGAGGACTCGACACTCGCCGCAACTTGATCAGTTTCCTCTACAATGAACTGATCCGAAGGAACATTCGAACTTTCAAAGACGATAAGGTGTTGGAGCGTGGCCGGAGGATTTCTCCTGAGCTGGTACGCGCCATCCAGGAGTCGAGGTTCGCCGTCGTTGTGGTCTCCGTCAACTACGCTGCGTCTCCATGGTGTCTCGAGGAGCTCGTGAAGATCATGGAGTTCGAGAAAAAGGGTTCCATCACCGTGATGCCCATCTTCTACGGCGTGGATCCGTGCCATGTCAGGAGGCAGATCGGACTAGTCGATGAACAGTTTAAGAAGCATGAGGATAGAGAAGATCATGACAAAGTGCTTTCATGGAGGCAAGCGTTGACCAATTTGGCGAATATCTCAGGCGATTGTTCATTGAAATG GGAAGATGACTCGAAGATGGTTGATGAAATTACtgacaaaatatcaaaaaggttGGTAATTGATACAACAAGAAGCAATGGGAGTGACCTTGAGGGGATTGATGCACACATGGAAGCTCTTCACCGGTTATTAGATTTGAAATCTAATAAAACCGTGAGAGTGATTGGGATTTGGGCAAGAGGAGGCAATGGTAGATCGGCTTTAGCTAAATTCGTTTATCAGAACATCTGTCAACACTTTGAAAGCCATTGTTTCCTGGAAAGTGTGAAAAGGATTTCTCAGGATCGCCATGAAGAGTTTATGATAAGGATTCAAGGAGAATGCTTGAGTAAATTAAGGCTCAAGAATCAAAAGGTTCTGCTTGTTGCTGACAATGTCAATAAGCTTGAACATTTGGATGCTCTTGCAGAGGATTTTAACTGTTTTGGTCCAGGGAGCATAGTTATCATCACTACACAAGACAAGCAGCTGCTTATCTCTTCTGGCATAAAGCTTGTTTATGAAGTAGAGCTTCTGAGATTCCAGAAAGTTCGTAGACTTTTCAGACAATTAGCTTTCAAAGAGAGAGACGTTTCTGGTTAG